One genomic window of Maribacter aquivivus includes the following:
- a CDS encoding LytR/AlgR family response regulator transcription factor encodes MNCIIIDDEATARLVVRQLCSKIPELDVIEEFDNAISAIKFLNHQNIDVIFLDIHMPGFSGVDFIQTLKDPPKVVMTTSDTDFAIAAYEYECIVDYLVKPITLERFEKSIEKIKNSSSKKPQAQVAPQQNSSEDEDLYINIDRRLIKLKLNEILVIEAKGDYIDVKTEKEDHRVHTTLKKIKEKLPEKLFLQIHRSYIINFTKIIDIEDNSVLIAKNVVPISRSNRPELMRRLNLL; translated from the coding sequence ATGAACTGTATTATAATCGATGATGAAGCCACGGCAAGATTAGTTGTAAGGCAATTATGTTCAAAAATACCTGAGCTCGATGTTATTGAAGAATTTGATAATGCCATTTCGGCTATCAAGTTTTTAAATCATCAAAATATTGATGTTATCTTTTTAGATATACATATGCCAGGTTTTAGTGGTGTCGATTTTATACAAACGCTTAAGGATCCACCAAAAGTAGTTATGACTACTTCTGACACAGATTTCGCAATAGCCGCTTACGAATATGAATGTATTGTTGATTATTTGGTGAAACCCATTACGTTAGAGCGTTTTGAAAAAAGTATTGAAAAAATTAAGAATAGTTCTTCTAAAAAGCCACAAGCACAGGTAGCGCCGCAACAAAATTCATCTGAAGATGAAGATTTATATATTAATATTGACCGAAGATTGATTAAGTTGAAACTCAATGAAATTTTGGTTATCGAAGCCAAAGGCGATTACATTGATGTTAAAACAGAGAAAGAAGACCATAGGGTACATACTACCTTGAAAAAAATAAAGGAAAAATTACCTGAAAAGTTGTTTCTGCAAATACACCGATCTTATATCATCAACTTTACCAAAATTATTGATATAGAAGATAATAGTGTGCTTATAGCTAAAAATGTGGTGCCCATTAGTAGATCTAATCGTCCAGAATTAATGAGACGTTTAAACCTTCTTTAA
- a CDS encoding tetratricopeptide repeat protein has product MIRKVVFLILLTSSLLKAQSDMTKGFGLLEKGDFQEAELFFGDYLKTDPNNKTALLCYGRAVGLSGEPQKSTGLFADLLKDYPGDFEILINYNESYLWAKEYEQARPLYADLVEKFPTKFGAVLGYANTLSNLKEYELALSWVEKAIALDPENASAKVSRKFMRLGYANQFVNNQQYGKGEQTLKKIFEDFPEDKDVLINLANLYLIIKQADKAKDIYVRYATTPKDSITALNGIALAEHIDENDKEALIISKGATVKVDKIDDVKLTESTYDRYVQALIWNRKFISARNKIDSLEVHYPNKNWILALKATLGLYTGDAKSSVESYDRILVNDSASFDGNLGKANALFASDKIIPAYSMANQTLKFYKNQKDAKGFIEKLNLMHTPTIEEHAAYTFDNGNNVAFFTNTTVDVPFSTKFRTTVSYFFRTTENSVTDNKATSHVLLAGLQYKLFPKTVLKTVLGLNNSRFLDDAYTQPVLDIKLDMQPFKLQNLTLGYQREVQSFNAELIEREIVQNHYGLNYNLGTNVNFGWYTQLMHTQQSDDNVRNLLFTSLYYNVLRKPALKMGVNFQYITFKDQVPTIYFSPEVYKAVELFADIRGNISEKTTYMASAATGIQQVEDDAKTAIFRAEASVQRQFSKRFSLNVYGKYSNIASATAAGFEFTEIGLKAKWLFLSKPLFHKKLNLD; this is encoded by the coding sequence ATGATTCGTAAAGTAGTATTCCTTATTCTTTTAACCTCATCCTTATTAAAAGCACAATCTGATATGACCAAAGGCTTTGGTCTTTTAGAGAAAGGTGATTTTCAAGAGGCAGAACTTTTTTTTGGTGATTACCTTAAAACAGACCCAAATAATAAAACGGCATTGCTCTGTTATGGGCGTGCGGTTGGTTTAAGTGGCGAACCACAAAAATCAACTGGTTTGTTCGCAGACCTTTTAAAAGATTACCCTGGTGATTTTGAAATCTTAATTAATTACAACGAATCTTATTTGTGGGCGAAAGAATATGAACAAGCAAGACCCTTATATGCAGATTTGGTAGAAAAATTCCCAACCAAATTTGGTGCAGTATTAGGGTATGCCAATACCTTAAGTAATTTAAAAGAATATGAATTAGCATTAAGTTGGGTTGAAAAGGCAATTGCGTTAGATCCAGAAAATGCAAGTGCAAAAGTCTCTCGAAAATTTATGCGTTTAGGCTATGCAAATCAGTTTGTAAACAATCAGCAATATGGAAAAGGAGAGCAAACTTTAAAAAAGATTTTTGAAGATTTCCCTGAAGATAAAGATGTACTTATAAACTTGGCAAACTTATATCTTATTATCAAACAAGCAGATAAGGCAAAAGATATTTATGTTAGATATGCAACTACCCCTAAAGATTCTATTACCGCATTAAATGGTATTGCATTGGCAGAGCATATCGATGAAAATGATAAAGAGGCACTTATTATCTCTAAAGGAGCAACCGTAAAAGTTGATAAAATTGATGATGTAAAACTTACCGAAAGTACTTACGATCGTTATGTACAAGCATTAATATGGAACAGAAAGTTTATTTCTGCTAGAAATAAGATTGATAGTCTAGAGGTACACTACCCTAATAAAAATTGGATTCTAGCATTAAAAGCTACATTAGGTCTATATACTGGTGATGCTAAATCTAGTGTTGAAAGTTATGATAGAATTTTGGTTAATGACAGTGCTTCATTTGATGGTAATTTAGGTAAGGCAAATGCATTATTCGCATCTGACAAGATTATACCAGCATACAGTATGGCCAACCAGACATTAAAATTCTATAAGAATCAAAAAGATGCCAAAGGCTTTATTGAAAAGCTAAATTTAATGCATACCCCTACAATTGAGGAACATGCAGCCTATACTTTTGACAATGGTAATAATGTTGCCTTTTTCACCAATACTACCGTTGATGTACCTTTTAGCACAAAATTTAGAACTACGGTTTCTTACTTTTTTAGAACGACAGAAAATAGTGTTACAGATAATAAAGCAACCTCTCATGTTCTATTGGCCGGCTTACAATACAAGTTATTTCCTAAAACTGTTTTAAAAACAGTGCTTGGTTTAAACAACTCTAGATTTTTAGATGATGCATATACACAACCTGTTTTAGATATTAAATTAGATATGCAACCTTTTAAATTGCAAAACTTAACACTTGGATACCAACGAGAAGTACAGAGTTTTAATGCTGAATTAATAGAACGTGAAATTGTACAAAACCATTATGGTCTTAATTATAACCTTGGTACTAATGTAAATTTTGGTTGGTATACGCAACTAATGCACACCCAACAGAGTGATGACAACGTTAGAAATTTATTATTTACTTCTTTATACTATAATGTGCTGCGTAAACCTGCATTAAAAATGGGGGTTAACTTTCAGTATATTACATTTAAAGACCAAGTACCTACCATATACTTTAGTCCAGAAGTTTACAAAGCAGTCGAATTATTTGCAGATATACGAGGTAACATCTCAGAAAAAACAACGTATATGGCTAGTGCGGCCACAGGTATTCAACAAGTAGAGGATGATGCTAAAACGGCTATTTTTAGGGCTGAAGCTTCTGTACAACGTCAATTCTCAAAACGATTTAGCTTAAATGTGTATGGCAAGTATAGTAATATCGCCTCTGCCACAGCAGCCGGATTTGAGTTTACAGAAATTGGATTAAAAGCAAAATGGTTGTTTCTAAGTAAACCATTATTCCACAAAAAGTTAAACTTAGATTAA
- a CDS encoding sensor histidine kinase, translating to MHSLLKRQIRKYLPEDLKAHPEMESFLEAVEKSYENFDDKFSMLHRASAISSDELFEANKSLQKEALQQKSILVSLENAIRSLRENLNDEKTIKIQDEFNTEELATYISNLASQVSEMSTEKDKLLSSLENQNESLNNYAQMVSHDLKSPIRNINALMSWIMEDEKDKFSDVSKENCSLVSENLTKMDKLISGILKHATMGETEEHKVSFSLEDSLKDIEQTIYVPENITFEYNEELPEMFFERARLEQLFMNLFTNAVTATEHVDKGVIKIGYEPDDTYWKFSVSDNGKGIPEKHQKGIFEMFKKLETANNATGIGLAIVKKIAVLYEGDVRLESEENVGTTFYITLKKNS from the coding sequence ATGCATTCCCTGTTAAAAAGACAAATTCGAAAATATTTACCAGAAGATCTAAAGGCGCACCCAGAAATGGAAAGTTTTTTAGAAGCTGTAGAAAAATCTTATGAGAATTTTGATGATAAATTTTCTATGCTTCATAGAGCTTCAGCTATTAGTTCTGACGAACTTTTTGAAGCCAATAAAAGCTTACAGAAAGAGGCATTGCAACAAAAGAGTATTCTTGTTTCTCTAGAAAACGCTATTCGTAGTTTAAGAGAGAATTTGAATGATGAAAAGACTATAAAGATTCAAGATGAGTTTAATACAGAAGAACTTGCAACTTACATAAGTAATTTGGCATCGCAGGTTTCAGAGATGTCAACAGAAAAAGATAAACTTCTAAGTAGTTTAGAAAACCAGAATGAATCTTTAAATAATTATGCGCAAATGGTATCGCATGATTTAAAATCGCCTATTCGAAACATCAACGCGTTGATGAGTTGGATAATGGAAGATGAAAAAGATAAATTTTCTGATGTTAGTAAAGAAAATTGCTCATTGGTATCTGAAAATCTTACCAAGATGGACAAGCTTATTAGTGGTATTCTAAAACACGCCACAATGGGTGAAACTGAAGAGCATAAAGTATCGTTTAGTTTAGAAGATAGTCTTAAAGATATTGAACAGACTATTTACGTACCTGAAAACATAACCTTTGAGTATAATGAAGAATTGCCGGAGATGTTCTTTGAAAGAGCACGTTTAGAGCAATTGTTCATGAATTTATTCACTAATGCTGTAACGGCAACTGAACATGTAGATAAAGGTGTAATCAAAATTGGTTACGAGCCAGATGACACTTATTGGAAATTCAGTGTTTCAGATAATGGAAAGGGAATACCTGAAAAACATCAAAAAGGAATTTTTGAGATGTTTAAAAAGCTGGAGACAGCCAATAATGCTACCGGCATCGGACTTGCAATTGTTAAGAAAATTGCGGTACTTTATGAAGGCGATGTTCGGTTAGAATCAGAAGAAAACGTTGGTACTACGTTTTATATCACATTAAAAAAGAATTCATGA
- a CDS encoding response regulator produces the protein MITKPNILLVDDDELYLYIMEKTIHQLSKDLVVSTFTDGEQAVEYISKCTDEKVELPEVIFLDINMPFLDGWGFLNEFKKLKDKIHNDVNIYMVSSSMRDSDIKRASDFEDLTGYVIKPVNKVQLAEIFKKIYHENW, from the coding sequence ATGATTACAAAACCAAATATTTTACTCGTAGATGATGACGAACTGTATTTATATATAATGGAAAAAACCATTCATCAATTATCAAAAGATTTGGTGGTAAGCACATTTACGGATGGAGAACAAGCTGTTGAGTACATTTCTAAATGTACCGATGAAAAAGTTGAGCTTCCTGAAGTCATTTTCTTAGATATCAACATGCCATTTTTAGATGGATGGGGATTTTTAAACGAGTTTAAAAAACTTAAGGACAAAATTCATAATGACGTAAACATCTATATGGTAAGCTCTTCTATGCGTGATAGCGATATTAAAAGAGCCTCTGACTTTGAAGATTTAACAGGTTATGTTATTAAGCCTGTAAACAAAGTTCAATTAGCAGAAATATTTAAAAAGATTTACCACGAAAATTGGTGA
- a CDS encoding FIST signal transduction protein produces the protein MKIVQGIKKPNESFVIKDSTLLNEPLVLVFGNRYILESNQIYTEVSKLFPNGHIVFGTTSGEIIDDTVLDGCVVLTAIEFEKSSILVKRSNVADFKNDDKKLGEGLIAEFPKENLKHLFVISEGSTVNGSALIEGLEHLKNTSFGLSGGLCGDDDRFERTLASYNENPKEGEIIAIGFYGDTLEITSSNYGGWTTFGPERIITKSEGNLLFELDGKPALDLYKTYLGEKADELPKSALLYPLSVKVTDDAEPLVRTILNIDEVENTMTLAGDVPEGARVQLMMSSVDDIANGAFHAAELAMSDRKKSPELALLISCIGRKLVMDQRTEEEIEEVKAVIGDNTVISGFYSYGEMAPFSGQDSCKLHNQTMTLTLFSE, from the coding sequence ATGAAAATAGTTCAAGGAATAAAAAAACCAAATGAATCTTTTGTAATTAAAGATTCTACGCTACTTAATGAACCGTTAGTATTGGTTTTTGGTAATCGATATATTTTAGAAAGTAATCAAATATATACAGAGGTTAGCAAATTATTTCCAAATGGTCATATCGTTTTTGGTACCACTTCAGGTGAAATTATAGATGATACTGTTTTGGACGGATGCGTTGTTTTAACTGCTATTGAATTTGAGAAGAGTTCAATTTTGGTAAAAAGAAGCAATGTGGCAGATTTTAAAAATGATGATAAAAAACTGGGAGAGGGTTTAATAGCTGAGTTCCCTAAAGAAAATTTAAAGCATTTATTTGTAATATCTGAAGGTAGTACCGTTAATGGTAGTGCTCTTATAGAAGGTTTAGAACATTTAAAAAACACGAGTTTTGGACTTTCTGGCGGATTATGTGGTGATGATGATCGTTTTGAAAGAACATTGGCATCTTATAATGAAAACCCGAAGGAAGGCGAAATAATAGCTATAGGTTTTTATGGTGATACCTTAGAAATTACCAGTTCTAATTATGGTGGTTGGACCACTTTTGGACCTGAACGTATTATCACAAAATCTGAAGGTAATCTACTTTTTGAATTAGATGGTAAACCGGCATTAGATCTTTACAAAACCTACCTAGGTGAAAAGGCAGATGAATTGCCGAAGTCGGCATTGCTTTATCCGTTAAGTGTAAAAGTAACAGATGATGCAGAGCCTTTGGTTAGAACTATTCTTAATATTGATGAAGTAGAAAATACTATGACACTCGCTGGTGACGTTCCAGAAGGGGCAAGGGTGCAATTAATGATGTCGTCTGTAGATGATATTGCAAATGGGGCATTTCATGCAGCAGAACTCGCTATGAGTGATAGAAAAAAATCTCCAGAGTTAGCGTTATTGATTAGTTGTATTGGTAGAAAGTTGGTAATGGATCAACGTACCGAAGAAGAAATCGAAGAAGTTAAAGCAGTAATTGGTGATAATACGGTAATAAGCGGATTTTACTCCTACGGCGAAATGGCACCTTTTAGCGGTCAAGATAGTTGTAAATTGCACAATCAGACCATGACTCTAACCTTATTTAGCGAATAA
- a CDS encoding histidine kinase has protein sequence MIEQPNLNYVDELAGDDIAFRNQFLDIIKNEFPLEKEEYFGHVKNTRVKETAEIVHKLKHKFNILGMENSYKLAVAYEMELLDGKHDSQSKFVEVLETIEEYIKTI, from the coding sequence ATGATAGAACAACCCAACCTTAATTATGTAGATGAACTTGCCGGTGACGACATTGCTTTTAGAAATCAGTTTCTTGATATTATTAAAAACGAATTTCCGTTAGAAAAGGAAGAATATTTTGGTCATGTAAAAAATACAAGAGTAAAAGAAACTGCCGAAATCGTTCATAAGCTAAAACATAAGTTCAATATTTTAGGAATGGAAAATTCTTATAAGCTAGCAGTAGCCTATGAAATGGAATTATTGGATGGTAAGCACGATAGTCAATCTAAATTCGTTGAAGTATTAGAAACTATTGAAGAATACATTAAAACAATTTAA
- a CDS encoding sensor histidine kinase, protein MWKRVFKMLISLYIPLLALTVFLYYTQKQKQIAQLSEFQARATSIKIINFKKQLHSFLNNTHYWSTLEYPKDFDPMGRHEAIMLPYLEMIKKITDYDQFRIINLHGKEIFRAVRQGTDSIVVGNLQNKRERDYVKAGLALKRNELYLSQIGLNRENGVIEKPYKPVIRSIAPIFDIENNQIGLVVINFKMKRILDQLKSRIVQNNIYLLDKNSNIITASTSSIDIPYEIDNKGKILSEIRSAKFKTLTKDSSYVDGDHIWSQQALVLSGPLKPYGSSSKDSLTVITPTNWVFAQETPPSVIEDYLSPVYESLMIFNIITILVLFGLSYIYQKNREQKELFYKELESKNILLTRSKDQLEENNVMVNEMNNSLEIRNKQLSDFSYLISHNLRSPVTSMSVIVEMIQKEKNPEILHQLLPKLDKVAKSITNLTEDINDYVSILDTKEIKIVDIDLQELILEVKNEFTETLLDNSGFEVQLNLAAWNHISYSKFYMQSIVHNFISNAIKYKRENVSSYIQFESAIENKHKVLYVRDNGIGLNMERHGDNVFKLYKRFHRNISGKGMGLFLVKSQLDALNATITINSKEGVGTTFKLIF, encoded by the coding sequence ATGTGGAAAAGAGTTTTTAAAATGTTAATTAGCCTATATATTCCTTTATTGGCTTTAACCGTGTTTCTATACTATACACAGAAGCAAAAACAAATAGCGCAATTGTCAGAATTTCAGGCACGAGCAACATCCATCAAAATAATTAATTTTAAAAAACAATTACATTCTTTTCTGAATAATACCCACTATTGGTCAACTTTAGAATATCCAAAAGATTTTGATCCCATGGGGCGGCATGAAGCTATAATGCTACCGTATTTAGAAATGATAAAGAAAATTACAGATTACGACCAATTTCGTATAATCAATCTACATGGTAAAGAAATCTTTAGAGCTGTTCGACAAGGTACAGATTCTATAGTGGTAGGGAACTTACAAAATAAGCGAGAACGAGATTATGTAAAAGCTGGTCTTGCTTTAAAACGCAATGAATTGTATTTATCTCAAATTGGTTTGAATCGAGAAAATGGGGTTATAGAAAAACCTTACAAACCCGTAATTAGAAGTATTGCTCCAATTTTCGATATCGAAAATAATCAAATTGGTTTAGTAGTTATCAATTTTAAAATGAAGCGAATTCTTGATCAATTGAAGTCGCGAATCGTACAAAACAATATATATCTATTAGATAAAAATTCAAATATCATAACTGCAAGTACATCTTCTATAGACATACCTTATGAAATCGACAATAAAGGAAAAATTTTATCTGAGATTCGCTCTGCCAAATTCAAGACTTTAACTAAAGATAGTAGCTATGTCGATGGCGATCACATTTGGTCTCAACAAGCATTAGTATTAAGTGGACCGCTAAAGCCTTATGGTAGTAGTTCTAAAGACTCGTTAACTGTAATAACACCTACCAATTGGGTTTTTGCGCAAGAAACACCACCAAGTGTTATCGAAGATTACCTTTCACCTGTATATGAAAGTCTGATGATATTTAATATTATCACAATTCTAGTTCTTTTTGGGTTATCATATATCTACCAAAAAAATAGAGAACAAAAAGAATTATTCTATAAAGAACTAGAAAGCAAAAATATATTATTGACTAGAAGTAAAGACCAATTAGAAGAGAACAATGTAATGGTCAATGAGATGAACAATAGCTTAGAAATTCGAAATAAGCAATTAAGCGATTTCAGCTATTTAATTTCTCATAACCTACGCTCACCAGTTACAAGCATGTCTGTAATTGTTGAGATGATACAAAAAGAAAAAAATCCTGAAATATTACATCAGTTACTACCTAAGCTAGATAAAGTAGCCAAAAGCATAACAAACCTGACAGAAGACATAAATGACTATGTATCTATACTTGATACTAAAGAAATAAAAATAGTTGATATAGATTTACAAGAATTGATACTTGAGGTTAAAAATGAATTTACAGAAACACTTTTAGATAATTCTGGTTTTGAAGTTCAACTTAATTTAGCGGCTTGGAACCATATCTCATATTCAAAATTTTATATGCAAAGCATCGTTCATAATTTTATTTCTAATGCTATTAAATATAAAAGAGAAAATGTCTCTTCGTACATACAATTTGAGTCCGCAATAGAAAATAAGCACAAAGTCTTATATGTAAGGGATAATGGTATTGGGTTGAATATGGAACGTCATGGTGACAACGTATTTAAACTCTACAAAAGATTTCATAGAAATATTTCTGGCAAAGGTATGGGACTATTTCTGGTAAAATCTCAACTAGACGCGCTCAACGCAACCATAACAATTAATAGCAAAGAAGGAGTAGGAACCACGTTTAAACTAATATTTTAA
- a CDS encoding PAS domain S-box protein, protein MDNKEVLLLKKALERQKKARKQAENILEEKSKELYDVTSHLRETNSKLENLLSEKTSELDGIFINIIDPYVVMDLQFNVINMNRSAKEFLQFDHNDKVVNLSQFIHPDFMEYTQESMRSMIEVGSLKNYRAKIILDNGVEKWVQINASLVYDKNQRPIAAQGIIRDITQESEVKRLVAEQKAQLDIIVENSPLGIVLAVDGVILKTNNTFVDMLGYHESGLKNISFKSISEPENVADSLNQLDEMCAGRIEKFTEIWKFARKDGSTIMAKTRISAIHDDHRKKDYQVAIIEDISHQLEADRKLEASQNRLAALISNLQTGVLLEDEEGKIALTNQKFCDLFHIKQSPKNIIGVDCAESEEEYKKYFKSPKSFVSRIEEILTKKETVLADELEMIDGRILARDFIPIDNDGDYKGHLWAYQDITISKNYRKNLENQREKYSSIIANMNLGLVEVDNDDVIQMVNQSFCSMCGFKKEDLIGQIASQTIKFKDGSLIEKKNENRLGGVSDSYEVEVYNKNNSIRHWLISGAPRYDDTGAVIGSIGIHLDITDQKLLELQKEKLLKDLENSNQGLQEYAHIVSHDLKSPLRSISALATWLSDDYKDVLDEGGKQNLELMQEKVASMDKLIHGILEYSTANSSDLDDSKVDLNEVINDIGETIYIPEHVKLVIPETLPIIMADRIKVHQVFQNIIGNAVVHIEREVGLVEVLYKDDGEFWQFTISDNGVGIPEEYHKKIFDIFQSIGNNERSTGIGLSIVKKIVDRYQGSVWVDSVVGEGTQFHFTIKKNHN, encoded by the coding sequence ATGGATAATAAAGAAGTTCTTCTCTTAAAAAAAGCCCTTGAGCGCCAGAAAAAAGCGCGTAAACAGGCAGAGAATATCTTAGAGGAAAAATCTAAGGAGCTCTATGATGTTACTAGTCATTTAAGAGAAACTAATAGTAAACTCGAAAATTTACTAAGCGAAAAAACATCTGAATTAGATGGTATTTTTATAAATATTATCGATCCTTACGTGGTAATGGATCTACAATTCAATGTTATTAATATGAACAGATCTGCTAAAGAATTTTTGCAGTTTGATCATAATGATAAGGTAGTAAACCTTTCGCAATTTATACATCCAGATTTTATGGAGTATACCCAAGAATCGATGAGATCGATGATTGAGGTAGGTAGCTTAAAAAATTATCGTGCCAAAATTATTCTTGATAATGGTGTAGAAAAATGGGTGCAAATTAACGCAAGTCTAGTATATGACAAAAATCAAAGACCAATTGCTGCACAAGGTATCATTAGAGATATTACCCAAGAAAGCGAAGTAAAAAGACTAGTTGCTGAACAAAAGGCGCAATTAGATATTATAGTAGAGAATTCTCCTTTAGGTATTGTTTTAGCCGTTGACGGAGTAATTCTTAAGACCAATAATACTTTTGTTGATATGCTTGGTTATCATGAAAGCGGGCTCAAAAATATTTCTTTCAAATCAATTTCAGAACCAGAAAATGTAGCAGATTCTCTAAATCAACTTGATGAAATGTGTGCCGGTAGAATTGAAAAATTTACCGAAATTTGGAAGTTTGCTAGAAAAGATGGTTCTACTATAATGGCTAAAACCAGAATTTCAGCGATACATGATGATCATAGAAAAAAAGATTATCAGGTAGCTATTATAGAAGATATTTCGCATCAACTAGAGGCAGATAGAAAGCTAGAAGCATCCCAAAATAGATTGGCTGCTCTTATTTCTAATTTACAAACAGGTGTTCTTTTAGAAGACGAGGAAGGTAAAATTGCATTGACCAATCAAAAGTTCTGTGATTTATTTCATATTAAACAATCTCCTAAGAATATTATTGGCGTTGACTGTGCAGAATCTGAAGAAGAGTATAAAAAGTATTTCAAGAGTCCAAAAAGCTTTGTTAGTAGAATAGAGGAAATTCTAACTAAAAAAGAAACCGTTTTGGCAGATGAACTTGAAATGATCGATGGTAGAATTTTAGCAAGAGATTTTATACCTATAGATAATGATGGTGATTACAAGGGGCACTTATGGGCTTATCAAGATATTACCATTTCTAAAAATTATAGAAAGAACTTAGAAAATCAACGAGAAAAGTATAGTAGTATCATTGCAAACATGAACTTAGGTCTTGTTGAGGTCGATAATGATGATGTTATTCAAATGGTCAACCAAAGCTTTTGTAGTATGTGTGGCTTTAAAAAAGAAGATCTTATTGGTCAAATTGCTTCTCAAACAATAAAATTTAAGGACGGTAGCCTCATTGAAAAGAAAAATGAAAATAGATTAGGTGGGGTATCGGATTCTTATGAAGTTGAGGTTTACAATAAAAATAATTCCATTAGACATTGGCTAATTAGTGGTGCGCCTAGGTATGATGATACTGGTGCAGTTATTGGTTCTATTGGTATACATTTAGATATTACCGATCAAAAATTATTAGAACTTCAAAAAGAAAAATTATTAAAAGATTTAGAGAACAGTAACCAAGGTTTACAAGAGTATGCCCATATTGTTTCTCATGACCTTAAGTCTCCGTTAAGAAGTATTAGTGCTCTGGCAACTTGGTTAAGTGATGATTATAAAGATGTTTTAGATGAAGGTGGTAAACAGAATCTTGAGCTTATGCAAGAGAAAGTTGCCTCTATGGATAAACTAATTCATGGTATTTTAGAATATTCTACAGCAAATAGTTCTGATTTAGATGATTCTAAAGTAGACCTGAACGAAGTAATAAATGATATAGGCGAGACCATTTATATTCCTGAACATGTGAAATTGGTAATTCCTGAGACTTTGCCAATTATCATGGCAGATAGAATTAAAGTGCATCAAGTTTTTCAAAATATAATTGGTAATGCGGTTGTGCATATAGAAAGAGAAGTAGGGTTGGTTGAAGTTCTCTATAAAGACGATGGCGAGTTCTGGCAATTTACCATTAGCGATAATGGGGTAGGTATACCAGAGGAGTATCATAAGAAGATTTTCGACATATTTCAATCTATAGGTAATAATGAAAGGTCTACTGGTATTGGGCTTTCAATAGTTAAGAAAATAGTAGATCGTTACCAAGGTAGCGTTTGGGTAGATAGCGTTGTTGGGGAAGGAACTCAATTTCATTTTACCATAAAGAAAAACCATAACTAA